The following proteins come from a genomic window of Candidatus Bipolaricaulis sibiricus:
- a CDS encoding Hydroxylamine reductase, with product MGMFCYQCEQAAAGQGCTVSGVCGKDPEVAALQDLLLQLTKEISWLAHQARVREARDEAVDAYVAEALFTTVTNVNFDPRRLQSVIAEGIRVRDRGEGLYRGVSRAAGREPDPVPHSLPIPDVRDRDALVALGRTVSPATRIAADGAERAGLAELVVYGLKGAAAYAVHARSLGCEDDRVYAFFHEALATLLAGGLDRDGLLSLALRCGEANLRAMELLDQGHTEAFGDPTPTRVRVTPVRGKAILVSGHDLQDLYELLRQTKGKGIHVYTHGEMLPAHGYPALRAFPHLVGNYGGAWQDQRREFAAFPGAILMTTNCIQKPAESYADRMFTSHLVAWPGVRHVEGRDFTPVIEAALAAPGFADDAPEQKITVGFGRKTLLDAAGTVLDLIRAGKLRHVFLIGGCDGAKPGRNYYTEFATSVPEDCLILTLACGKYRFNKLSFGELAGLPRLLDVGQCNDAYAAIRLAGALAEAAGCGLNDLPLSLILSWYEQKAVAILLTLLHLGMRGMRLGPSLPAFLTPEVLAVLGEAFDLAPTGTPREDLAAILG from the coding sequence ATGGGCATGTTCTGTTACCAGTGCGAGCAGGCGGCCGCGGGCCAGGGCTGCACCGTGAGCGGGGTCTGCGGCAAGGACCCAGAGGTCGCCGCGCTCCAGGACCTCCTCCTCCAGCTCACGAAGGAGATCAGCTGGCTCGCCCATCAGGCGCGGGTGCGGGAAGCCCGCGACGAGGCGGTCGATGCGTACGTTGCCGAGGCCCTGTTCACCACGGTCACCAACGTGAACTTCGACCCGCGCCGGCTTCAGAGCGTGATCGCCGAGGGGATCCGCGTCCGTGATCGGGGGGAGGGGCTGTACCGCGGGGTCTCCCGAGCGGCCGGTCGCGAGCCGGATCCCGTTCCCCACAGCTTGCCCATCCCCGACGTCCGTGACCGGGACGCCCTCGTCGCGCTGGGGCGGACCGTTTCCCCTGCCACGCGGATCGCCGCGGACGGGGCCGAGCGGGCTGGCCTGGCCGAGCTTGTGGTCTACGGCCTGAAGGGGGCGGCAGCCTACGCCGTTCACGCCCGGTCCCTCGGCTGTGAGGACGACCGGGTGTACGCGTTCTTCCACGAGGCGTTGGCCACACTTCTCGCCGGGGGCCTGGACCGGGATGGGCTCCTCTCTCTCGCCCTGCGCTGCGGGGAGGCCAACCTGCGGGCAATGGAGCTCCTTGACCAGGGGCACACCGAGGCGTTCGGCGACCCCACGCCGACCCGGGTCCGCGTGACCCCGGTGCGGGGGAAGGCGATCCTCGTCTCCGGGCACGACCTCCAGGACCTGTACGAGCTCCTCCGCCAGACGAAGGGGAAGGGGATCCACGTCTACACCCACGGCGAGATGCTTCCCGCCCACGGATACCCCGCGCTGCGGGCGTTTCCCCATCTCGTCGGCAACTACGGCGGCGCGTGGCAGGATCAGCGTCGTGAGTTCGCCGCCTTCCCCGGGGCGATCCTCATGACCACGAACTGCATCCAGAAGCCGGCGGAGTCGTACGCCGATCGCATGTTCACCTCTCACCTCGTCGCCTGGCCGGGCGTGCGCCACGTGGAAGGCCGGGACTTCACGCCGGTGATCGAGGCCGCGCTCGCCGCGCCGGGGTTTGCAGACGATGCGCCGGAGCAGAAGATCACCGTCGGCTTCGGGCGCAAGACCCTGCTCGACGCCGCGGGGACCGTGCTCGACCTCATCCGGGCGGGGAAGCTCCGGCACGTGTTCCTCATCGGCGGCTGCGACGGTGCCAAGCCGGGCCGGAACTACTACACCGAGTTCGCGACCTCCGTGCCGGAGGACTGTCTCATCCTCACCCTTGCCTGCGGGAAGTACCGGTTCAACAAGCTCTCGTTCGGGGAACTTGCAGGCCTGCCGCGGCTCCTCGACGTGGGGCAGTGCAACGACGCCTACGCCGCGATCCGGCTCGCGGGGGCCTTGGCCGAGGCCGCGGGGTGCGGGCTGAACGACCTACCGCTGTCGCTCATCCTGTCGTGGTACGAGCAGAAGGCGGTGGCAATCCTGCTCACGCTCCTCCACCTCGGGATGCGCGGGATGCGGCTCGGCCCCAGCCTGCCCGCGTTCCTGACCCCCGAGGTGCTCGCCGTGCTCGGCGAGGCGTTCGACCTCGCCCCGACCGGAACGCCCCGGGAGGACCTGGCGGCGATCCTGGGCTGA
- a CDS encoding Arsenate reductase, with translation MAKERVLFLCAHNSARSQMAEGILRHLAGDRYEAASAGSAPTAVHPLAIEVLAERGVDISGQRSKDVREFLGHAFDEVIVFCGDDAPGSCPFFPGGRQEHVPFPDPASAEGGEDEMRGAFRQVRDALWNWVTGRFVEGGERHEG, from the coding sequence ATGGCGAAGGAGCGGGTGCTATTCCTGTGTGCGCACAACTCCGCCCGGTCCCAGATGGCGGAGGGGATCCTCCGTCACCTCGCCGGCGATCGGTACGAGGCTGCCAGCGCAGGGAGCGCGCCCACCGCGGTTCACCCGCTCGCGATCGAGGTCCTCGCCGAGCGGGGTGTGGACATCTCGGGACAGAGATCCAAGGACGTGCGCGAATTCCTGGGTCACGCGTTCGACGAGGTGATCGTGTTCTGCGGGGACGATGCGCCGGGGAGCTGCCCGTTCTTCCCAGGCGGGCGGCAGGAGCACGTTCCCTTCCCCGACCCGGCTTCGGCGGAGGGCGGGGAGGACGAGATGCGGGGAGCGTTCCGCCAGGTCCGCGACGCTCTGTGGAACTGGGTTACAGGTCGATTCGTCGAGGGAGGGGAACGGCATGAGGGCTAG